The Oryza brachyantha chromosome 6, ObraRS2, whole genome shotgun sequence region CTTGATTCAAACCCTGTCCAGTTTCAATCTCACCCAAATTCAATGCCTCAATCATATACTCAGCTTGAGCTAAGCGAAGCATACGAATCTTTATACAAGACATCCCAAGAACATTCAACAAATAAGCAAGTTGCCCAAAAAAACCAAGCACAATCGGTGTTTTCCTTAGCAACCGCTACAAGAGTTAGTTGAAGCTGATGAGCAAAGCAATGAACATAATAGGCAGAAGGAGACTCTTCCATAATTAGTTGCTTTAAACCATTCACATGACCTTTCATGTTACTAGCGCCATCATATCCTTGTCCACGCACTATGGATAAAGGCAATTGGTATTTTAGAAGCAAAGACTTGATTGCCTCTTTAAGAGTCAATGCCATGGTGTCTTCAACATGGACAAGACCAAGAAACCGCTCAACCGGCTCACCTATTTTATTGACAAACCGTAGACAAAGAGCCAATTGTTCTTGTTGGTAAGCATCACTTGACTCATCAGCAAGAACTGCAAAACACTCATCACCAAGTTCTTCTATGACAAACTTAGTTGTTTCATGAGCACATGATGTAATGAGTTGTTTCTGAATCTTGTGGTCTATCATCTGACAGTTGCCAGGTGCATTTCCAAAAACCACCTTATTAACCTCTTCAAAGTTCCTAGCCAACCATTGCAAAAGCGCCCTGAAATTTCTCCTATTTTCTGAGGTTTTAGACTCATCATGACCATGAAAAGCCAACCCTTGTGCCAAAAGGTATCTTATGCATTTAAGTGACCATGTCAAGCGAGCTTCATATTGCATCTTGTATTGTGCGCTATTTGATGCAAATGACTCATGAATTGATGATTTAGGTTTCATAAACAAATTGTATTTCTCTTCAGCTTGGCAATGAGCACTATTAATAGCACCGACATGCTTATGAAATCTACGTTTCATGTTCCAATTTCTAAACCCTCCATTAACAAAAGTATCTCCACCATGATTGGAAGCTTTGAACAAAtagcaaacaaaacaatatgcAGCATCTTTATGCACACTATACTCAAGCCATTTGAACTCATCAAACCATTTTGGTAGAAAGCGACGCATACCTCCACAATTATGTTGCGAAAAATCTTCTGCCTTCATCTTAGGTTGACATGGCCCCAATGCAATGTACGCCCTTCTAATAGAATCTTGATCATTAATATCATATTCTGAGATAGGGGTCCTCTTTGCTGGATCATGCTCTATGCCATACATGCCACCACGATTATCTTTATCACTAGATCCAGATTCACCATTTGACATAGAAATATCACCAATCTTTAAATCTTGTGGCAATGTGCTAGTCCCACCACCATTCACATTCTCATAATTACCTTGATAAATCACCAATTGCATATGACTCTCATTGACACAAGGATTGCTACTGAGATTCTCCTCACCTTGATTTTCACCTTGAACATCTTCAACTTTATTTTGAGTTGTCTTCTTTGAAGCAtttctttgcaaaaaaaatccttcaaaTCAACCGCAGCCCCCTCCTCCTTTTCATCTTAAGATCTAAAGTGAAAACAAAACCAATCATTCAATAAATCGATCATACTTCAATTATTGTGAAATAACAAATTGACAAtccacaaaatt contains the following coding sequences:
- the LOC102711629 gene encoding uncharacterized protein LOC102711629, with the protein product MSNFNVGLGPKGRTKTSQLPRSPDVELTTSTYFCRYPRHLIGGNYENVNGGGTSTLPQDLKIGDISMSNGESGSSDKDNRGGMYGIEHDPAKRTPISEYDINDQDSIRRAYIALGPCQPKMKAEDFSQHNCGASNHGGDTFVNGGFRNWNMKRRFHKHVGAINSAHCQAEEKYNLFMKPKSSIHESFASNSAQYKMQYEARLTWSLKCIRYLLAQGLAFHGHDESKTSENRRNFRALLQWLARNFEEVNKVVFGNAPGNCQMIDHKIQKQLITSCAHETTKFVIEELGDECFAVLADESSDAYQQEQLALCLRFVNKIGEPVERFLGLVHVEDTMALTLKEAIKSLLLKYQLPLSIVRGQGYDGASNMKGHRLLRKTPIVLGFFGQLAYLLNVLGMSWFESRDGPSKASALQKREQDVMNAMDLLELTKHKVKVVDMDAKYKPIQRARKFYKDAFNYHRFHADMFLGVIDRQIQEFSNRFDEVNTELLRCMAAFSPTKGFSAFNREMLLKLAGFYPHDFSFEEMNQLTFQLNLYFSDVSKDENFTNLRSLAELSKMLVTTEKSIRHYLVYRLLKLVLILSVATAGVERVFSSMNYIKNKLRSKMGQQYLNDCLVTFIEREFFFQVKDKDIITYFQNMEHRKVVL